In one Curtobacterium citreum genomic region, the following are encoded:
- a CDS encoding methyltransferase domain-containing protein: MSGRAGVEPRLQAVDLSARATDLRELMDDPDCDPRALERTFRRFAVVNALVSGWRAAWRTHVVPALPASGRARILDLGCGGGDLARALVRWAGSDGFAVEVVGIDPDERAIASARRSTPRGVTFRQASSGELVAAGERFDVVVSNHVLHHLDDPARAAFLADSEQLATSRVLHSDIRRSRQAYRAYAVASPLVAAGTFVRVDGLRSIRRSFTVPELQDVLPAGWRAERAAPHRVLAVRDA; this comes from the coding sequence GTGAGCGGACGTGCCGGAGTGGAGCCGCGCCTCCAGGCCGTGGACCTGAGCGCCCGGGCGACGGACCTGCGCGAACTGATGGACGACCCGGACTGCGACCCGCGCGCCTTGGAACGGACCTTCCGGCGGTTCGCCGTCGTGAACGCCCTGGTCAGCGGGTGGCGCGCGGCGTGGCGGACGCACGTCGTGCCGGCGCTGCCCGCCTCGGGACGCGCGCGGATCCTGGACCTGGGGTGCGGCGGGGGCGACCTGGCCCGGGCGCTCGTGCGCTGGGCGGGGAGCGACGGGTTCGCGGTCGAGGTCGTCGGGATCGACCCCGACGAGCGGGCGATCGCGTCGGCGCGCCGCTCCACCCCGCGGGGCGTGACGTTCCGACAGGCGTCGAGCGGCGAGCTCGTGGCCGCGGGGGAGCGCTTCGACGTCGTGGTGTCGAACCACGTGCTGCACCACCTGGACGACCCGGCGCGAGCGGCGTTCCTGGCGGACTCGGAGCAGCTCGCGACGAGTCGGGTGCTGCACTCGGACATCCGGCGGTCGCGGCAGGCCTACCGGGCGTACGCGGTGGCGTCGCCGCTCGTGGCGGCCGGGACGTTCGTGCGGGTGGACGGACTGCGGTCCATCCGGCGGTCGTTCACCGTGCCCGAGCTGCAGGACGTGCTGCCGGCGGGGTGGCGGGCGGAGCGGGCGGCGCCGCACCGGGTGCTCGCGGTGCGGGACGCCTGA
- a CDS encoding zinc-dependent alcohol dehydrogenase family protein — translation MRATVIHAPRDIRVEERDAPTVIDPTDAVVKVTAACVCGSDLWPYRGVRDTTEPRAIGHEFVGVVESVGDAVTGLSVGDFVIAPFTTNDGTCQACAHGMTSGCDHGSTFGVTPDAYGHPLGGAQAEYVRVPDAAATLVVVPGPVDDDLVPSLLTLSDVFSTGHHAAVSAGVGPGKTVVVVGDGAVGLSAVLAAARLGAERIIAMSRHADRQALAREFGATDVVETRGDEGVAAVRELLGGDLADCALEAVGTAESMDQALRVVRPGGAVGYVGVPAGDPELPMPFLFAKNITVGGGMAPARAYIPDLLPDVLSRAIEPGKVFDLELPLEQAAEAYAAMDERRAIKVLLRP, via the coding sequence GTGCGCGCAACCGTCATCCACGCCCCCCGCGACATCCGCGTCGAGGAGCGTGACGCCCCCACCGTCATCGACCCCACCGACGCCGTCGTCAAGGTCACCGCCGCCTGTGTGTGCGGGTCGGACCTCTGGCCGTACCGTGGTGTCCGCGACACGACGGAGCCCCGTGCGATCGGGCACGAGTTCGTCGGTGTCGTCGAGTCCGTCGGCGACGCGGTCACCGGCCTGTCCGTCGGCGACTTCGTGATCGCACCGTTCACCACGAACGACGGCACCTGCCAGGCTTGTGCACACGGCATGACGAGCGGCTGCGACCACGGCTCGACCTTCGGCGTGACGCCGGACGCGTACGGTCACCCGCTGGGCGGCGCGCAGGCCGAGTACGTCCGCGTGCCGGACGCCGCCGCGACGCTCGTCGTCGTGCCGGGTCCCGTGGACGACGACCTCGTGCCCTCGCTGCTGACGCTGTCGGACGTCTTCTCGACCGGGCACCACGCGGCCGTCTCCGCCGGGGTCGGGCCGGGCAAGACCGTCGTGGTCGTCGGCGACGGCGCGGTCGGGCTGTCCGCCGTGCTCGCGGCCGCGCGCCTGGGTGCCGAGCGGATCATCGCGATGAGCCGGCACGCCGACCGTCAGGCCCTCGCGCGGGAGTTCGGCGCGACGGATGTCGTCGAGACCCGCGGCGACGAGGGCGTCGCGGCGGTGCGGGAGCTGCTCGGCGGGGACCTCGCGGACTGCGCCCTCGAGGCCGTGGGCACCGCGGAGAGCATGGACCAGGCGCTCCGGGTCGTCCGTCCCGGTGGTGCGGTGGGCTACGTGGGCGTCCCGGCGGGCGACCCCGAGCTGCCGATGCCGTTCCTGTTCGCGAAGAACATCACCGTCGGCGGCGGCATGGCCCCGGCGCGCGCGTACATCCCCGACCTGCTGCCCGACGTGCTGTCGCGGGCGATCGAGCCGGGCAAGGTGTTCGACCTCGAGCTGCCCCTCGAGCAGGCGGCCGAGGCGTACGCGGCGATGGACGAGCGGCGGGCGATCAAGGTGCTGCTGCGCCCGTAG